One window of Methanospirillum lacunae genomic DNA carries:
- a CDS encoding Sjogren's syndrome/scleroderma autoantigen 1 family protein yields MRKPDEIMAEYLLKGGKMLAKTCQNCGSPLFEYKGETSCVVCKESDLEAMGENKGDSVSRSHNTEPRFKNSETQISEMDINLDELFEQTFKYLLISIEEETNSRNIAELTHALKEVAEAYSILNQRYGNRDNS; encoded by the coding sequence ATGAGAAAACCAGATGAGATCATGGCAGAGTATCTTCTCAAGGGAGGAAAGATGCTTGCAAAGACATGTCAGAATTGCGGCTCCCCGCTCTTTGAATATAAAGGTGAAACATCGTGCGTAGTATGTAAGGAGTCAGATCTCGAAGCAATGGGTGAAAACAAAGGAGATTCAGTATCCAGAAGTCATAATACGGAACCCAGGTTTAAAAATTCAGAGACCCAGATATCAGAAATGGACATTAATCTCGATGAACTATTTGAACAAACTTTCAAATATCTGCTCATTAGCATTGAAGAGGAAACAAATTCACGCAATATTGCTGAACTAACCCATGCATTGAAAGAAGTTGCAGAAGCGTACTCAATACTGAATC
- a CDS encoding UPF0147 family protein, with product MPNPEQTVDNCIQMLSAIIDDGTIPRNIRRVADETRTLLQNKDKQVGLRAAEAISKIDEISNDSNMPMHARTRVWELVSNLETVPLD from the coding sequence ATGCCAAATCCGGAACAGACGGTAGATAACTGTATACAGATGCTTTCCGCCATTATTGATGACGGAACGATTCCGCGCAATATCAGGCGGGTCGCTGACGAGACACGTACCCTTTTACAAAATAAAGATAAGCAGGTTGGCCTCAGGGCAGCCGAAGCGATATCCAAGATTGACGAGATCAGTAATGATTCTAATATGCCGATGCACGCAAGAACCCGTGTATGGGAATTGGTCTCTAACCTTGAGACAGTCCCTCTAGATTAA
- the thiC gene encoding phosphomethylpyrimidine synthase ThiC — translation MSIVEDARRGIITEEMKVVAAQEGVTEDYIRRGIAAGHIVIPVSPYRKVKVCGIGEGLRTKVNCSIGTSSDIVDVDMEVEKAKAGERAGADTLMELSTGGDFFDIRRRVVEATSLSVGSVPLYQAFIEAARKDGAVIHMREDDLFRITAEQAKLGTNFMAIHTGINKITLERLQRQGRHGGLCSRGGAFLTAWMLHNDKENPLFAEFDYLCEILKEHEVTLSTGNGMRAGAVHDATDRAQIQELIINAELGDKAHEQGIQVIVEGPGHVPVDEIETNVKLMKRMSGNKPFYMLGPIVTDIAPGYDDRVAAIGAAMSSSYGADFICYVTPAEHLALPNVEDVYEGVMSSRIAAHVGDMIKLKKRDQDLAMGHARRDLDWDAQYNLAINPERARKIRSERMPADREACTMCGDYCALKIANKVIKKLN, via the coding sequence ATGTCAATAGTTGAGGATGCCAGGAGAGGCATCATCACCGAAGAGATGAAGGTCGTTGCAGCCCAGGAAGGTGTAACTGAAGATTATATCCGCCGTGGAATCGCTGCAGGACATATTGTCATCCCGGTGTCTCCTTACCGTAAAGTGAAAGTCTGTGGTATCGGAGAAGGACTTCGTACCAAAGTTAACTGCTCTATAGGGACTTCCTCAGATATTGTTGATGTGGATATGGAGGTAGAAAAAGCAAAAGCAGGTGAGAGGGCAGGCGCTGATACCTTAATGGAACTCTCAACCGGCGGTGACTTTTTCGATATCCGTAGGCGTGTTGTTGAAGCAACAAGCCTTTCAGTAGGATCAGTACCCTTGTACCAGGCATTTATCGAGGCAGCACGCAAGGACGGTGCAGTAATCCATATGCGTGAAGATGATCTCTTCAGGATCACTGCCGAACAGGCAAAACTTGGTACCAACTTCATGGCTATCCACACAGGTATCAACAAAATCACTCTTGAACGACTGCAGCGCCAGGGAAGGCACGGCGGCCTCTGTTCACGGGGCGGTGCATTTCTTACCGCATGGATGCTCCACAACGACAAAGAAAACCCACTCTTTGCAGAGTTTGATTACCTGTGTGAAATCCTTAAAGAGCATGAAGTCACGCTCTCAACCGGAAACGGTATGCGAGCAGGTGCTGTGCATGATGCGACTGACCGTGCTCAGATCCAGGAGTTAATCATCAATGCCGAGCTCGGAGACAAGGCTCACGAGCAGGGAATTCAGGTAATTGTAGAAGGACCCGGTCATGTCCCTGTCGATGAGATTGAGACCAATGTGAAACTGATGAAGCGGATGTCTGGAAACAAACCCTTCTACATGCTCGGACCCATAGTAACCGATATTGCTCCAGGGTATGATGACCGGGTAGCAGCCATCGGAGCCGCCATGTCATCCTCATATGGTGCTGACTTTATCTGCTACGTCACTCCAGCAGAACACCTTGCCCTGCCAAATGTGGAAGATGTGTATGAAGGTGTGATGAGCAGTAGAATTGCAGCTCATGTTGGTGACATGATCAAACTGAAGAAGCGGGATCAGGACCTGGCTATGGGTCATGCACGGCGGGACCTTGACTGGGATGCTCAGTACAATCTTGCTATCAACCCGGAGCGGGCACGCAAAATCAGATCTGAACGGATGCCTGCTGACAGGGAAGCCTGCACAATGTGTGGGGATTACTGTGCCCTTAAGATAGCAAACAAAGTTATCAAAAAACTCAACTAA
- a CDS encoding anaerobic ribonucleoside-triphosphate reductase activating protein, translated as MKTGNQSVTAVTDPVCINFAGFVPLSTVDWRGRSVCVIFFRGCPVRCWYCQNPGIQSGTDIKDCMEILSMIRSAELLISGVVFSGGEATMQPDALRFLAEHVKRMGLVTGLHTNGVFPEVLADLISKRLIDLVALDIKPDWNLNTVKGKERALGDEVKRSLALCSSGYREGSLPKFEVVLTLFPGSSEQVASVVPDVALDVDLVLQQGEYTGIRALQFEDLTAIADELHRPVRIRTREQGEIWYEGNRNCRNAGIREG; from the coding sequence ATGAAAACCGGGAACCAATCTGTTACCGCAGTGACAGATCCAGTCTGTATAAACTTTGCCGGCTTTGTCCCTCTCAGTACCGTTGACTGGCGGGGAAGATCCGTTTGTGTCATCTTCTTCAGGGGATGTCCGGTCAGGTGCTGGTACTGCCAGAACCCTGGTATTCAGAGTGGAACTGATATTAAGGACTGTATGGAGATTCTCTCCATGATTAGGTCTGCCGAACTTCTGATAAGTGGGGTGGTCTTTTCAGGTGGCGAGGCGACGATGCAGCCCGATGCACTTCGGTTCCTGGCAGAGCATGTAAAACGGATGGGGCTCGTTACAGGTTTACATACAAACGGGGTGTTTCCTGAAGTTCTGGCAGATTTGATCTCTAAAAGGTTGATCGACCTCGTCGCCCTCGATATCAAACCGGACTGGAATCTTAACACCGTAAAAGGGAAAGAACGGGCACTCGGGGATGAAGTAAAACGTTCACTAGCACTATGTTCATCCGGGTATCGTGAAGGGTCTCTGCCAAAATTCGAGGTGGTATTGACACTTTTTCCGGGAAGCAGTGAACAGGTAGCATCAGTTGTTCCAGATGTTGCTTTAGATGTAGACCTGGTGCTTCAACAGGGAGAGTATACCGGGATCCGGGCCCTCCAGTTTGAAGACCTTACCGCAATAGCAGATGAGCTTCATCGTCCTGTGCGAATACGGACCAGAGAGCAAGGGGAGATATGGTATGAAGGTAATAGGAATTGTAGGAATGCCGGGATCCGGGAAGGGTGA
- a CDS encoding dephospho-CoA kinase codes for MKVIGIVGMPGSGKGEFSAVSAELGIPVVVMGDVIREEVKKEGLPPVDASMGIVARRLREQYGMAAIAHVCIPVIESQNSQVVLIDGIRGDAEVKVFAEHFPDFILIAIDSPLETRYDRLKVRGRSDDLKNISELHTRDERESSFGLREAMGLATMRVQNTGTLDEYRCTVRSTLEQIAGAS; via the coding sequence ATGAAGGTAATAGGAATTGTAGGAATGCCGGGATCCGGGAAGGGTGAGTTTTCTGCTGTGTCTGCCGAACTTGGTATCCCGGTAGTGGTAATGGGTGATGTCATCAGGGAAGAAGTAAAAAAAGAAGGGCTTCCTCCAGTTGATGCCAGCATGGGAATTGTGGCAAGACGACTGAGGGAACAGTATGGCATGGCTGCCATCGCTCATGTCTGCATCCCGGTCATCGAGTCACAGAACTCGCAGGTGGTTTTGATCGATGGTATCAGAGGAGATGCCGAGGTGAAGGTGTTTGCTGAACATTTTCCTGACTTCATCCTTATTGCGATTGATTCACCTCTGGAAACCCGGTATGACAGGCTCAAAGTGCGTGGACGATCTGATGACCTGAAAAATATTTCAGAATTACATACCCGGGATGAACGGGAGTCATCGTTTGGTCTTCGAGAGGCGATGGGCCTTGCTACGATGCGGGTTCAAAATACAGGCACCCTGGACGAGTACCGCTGTACTGTCCGTTCTACCCTTGAGCAGATAGCAGGAGCATCATGA
- a CDS encoding sugar phosphate isomerase/epimerase family protein: protein MSISPYFGSSAKVWDEIDWIFGIEEAGFSGWEVCADGNYHFSRPDSYHSVIETLASTSLKVTVHAPYGDLNPAAINEPIWMETVQQISECIRKAAAITDRVTIHPGYLSCTGKLVPDKVWLLQKEALREFGKVAQEYGVTACIENMPNIPDFLCHYPEEILGLIEDIEGIGLTIDFGHANTLGKVDGFRKYLSQASHVHIHDNNGKSDEHLPIGAGTINWKRLSKDLLEHYSGVVVVEGRSIEEAKVSFDQIRRWGS, encoded by the coding sequence ATGAGTATTTCCCCCTATTTTGGATCCTCAGCAAAAGTATGGGATGAGATAGACTGGATATTTGGTATTGAAGAGGCAGGGTTTTCTGGCTGGGAGGTATGTGCTGATGGAAATTATCATTTCAGCAGGCCTGACTCTTATCACTCTGTAATTGAAACTCTGGCAAGTACGTCCCTTAAGGTCACAGTTCATGCACCGTATGGTGATCTGAATCCGGCTGCTATTAACGAGCCGATCTGGATGGAAACAGTTCAGCAGATATCTGAGTGTATCAGGAAAGCAGCAGCAATCACCGATCGGGTAACCATTCATCCAGGATATCTCTCATGTACAGGAAAACTCGTACCAGATAAGGTCTGGCTTCTCCAAAAAGAAGCTCTTCGCGAGTTTGGAAAAGTGGCACAAGAATATGGAGTAACTGCCTGTATTGAGAATATGCCTAACATTCCCGATTTTCTTTGTCATTATCCTGAGGAAATCCTTGGTCTCATCGAGGATATTGAAGGGATAGGGCTTACCATAGACTTTGGTCATGCAAACACCCTTGGAAAGGTGGATGGATTCAGAAAATACCTGAGCCAAGCATCCCATGTCCATATTCATGACAACAATGGCAAATCTGATGAGCATCTACCTATTGGTGCCGGAACCATCAACTGGAAACGTCTCTCAAAAGATCTTCTTGAACATTATTCCGGTGTAGTGGTGGTAGAAGGTCGCTCAATTGAGGAAGCAAAGGTGTCATTTGATCAGATTCGGAGGTGGGGATCATAG
- the rnz gene encoding ribonuclease Z: MGIIAGETLQVFFLGTSGALPTISRNLPCILLKWGSHDLLFDCGEGAQRQMMKARTGFSFESVFITHWHADHFLGIIGLLQTMSFSGREEPLVIYGPDTVHEMVDDIKQICRSRIKFQVESRRVRPGDSLGFDGYTIHAVATDHGIPGLSYIFEEDKRPGRFNRELAVSLGVRPGPLFGRLQRGESVQIVVDGQERLITPEMIMGERRLGRKIIYTGDTRPNLSELAPMGEEADLLIHDATFDDTELDRAREFMHSTAGEAGRVAAALKAGRLALFHISTRYTSADQHLVDARKKYYGELLAPDDLVMLDIPFSDRTSQPFEVT; encoded by the coding sequence GTGGGGATCATAGCTGGCGAGACACTACAGGTTTTTTTCCTGGGAACGTCCGGGGCCCTTCCGACGATTTCACGGAATCTACCCTGTATTTTGCTTAAATGGGGTTCTCATGATCTCCTGTTTGATTGTGGGGAAGGCGCCCAGCGTCAGATGATGAAAGCCAGGACTGGTTTTTCATTTGAATCTGTGTTTATCACTCACTGGCATGCTGATCACTTCCTTGGCATCATCGGTCTCCTTCAGACGATGTCATTTTCTGGTAGGGAAGAACCCCTCGTGATATACGGTCCTGACACGGTTCATGAGATGGTTGATGATATCAAGCAGATCTGCAGGAGTAGGATTAAGTTTCAGGTTGAGTCAAGGCGTGTCAGGCCTGGTGATTCACTCGGATTTGATGGGTATACTATTCATGCGGTGGCAACTGATCACGGAATTCCCGGACTTTCCTATATCTTTGAAGAAGACAAGCGCCCGGGAAGGTTCAACCGTGAGCTTGCTGTAAGTCTGGGTGTTCGGCCCGGTCCTCTCTTTGGTAGGCTTCAACGGGGAGAGAGTGTGCAGATTGTCGTTGACGGGCAGGAACGTTTGATAACTCCTGAAATGATTATGGGAGAGCGGCGTCTAGGCAGGAAGATCATCTATACCGGAGATACAAGACCGAACCTGTCTGAACTTGCACCAATGGGAGAGGAAGCGGACCTCCTGATTCATGACGCCACTTTTGATGATACTGAACTTGACCGTGCACGAGAATTTATGCACTCAACAGCCGGTGAAGCAGGTCGGGTTGCAGCAGCACTGAAAGCCGGACGCCTGGCTCTTTTCCATATCAGCACCAGGTATACATCTGCCGATCAGCACCTTGTTGATGCACGAAAAAAATATTATGGTGAACTTCTCGCACCTGATGATCTGGTCATGCTAGATATTCCGTTTTCTGACCGGACTTCCCAACCCTTTGAAGTAACATAA
- a CDS encoding DHH family phosphoesterase, with translation MPKGTETIVYSLGDGCSLADVVVGKTYAGTVQGFAAFGTFVFLNSSTKGLVHKSNMLTSHQEGDSILVRVGNVRDNGNIDLEEVIITSYQVQPVICKKRAIQLGELKGKVGRRVMVECVVAQIKQTSGPTIFTLVDASGSENAAGFVEAGKRAFPDASQGSVVRATGEIMQRGGQIQIELENLTVLRGPEADEVLAGIEQAIDARAEPPEVPLLVESEVLEKLRPAMRKIAKIIRRAVFTAQPILLRHHADADGICSAVSIEQAVISLINESGGDYDSDYYLFKRAPSKAPFYEIEDIVRDLDYATRDNVRFGQKMPLVLLTDNGSTEEDLPAMKMAKVYGIPMIVFDHHHPDEIVDQYLEAHVNPYHVGGDYGITAGMLGTEIARLICPSVDRQIRHVAAVAGVADRSEAPERSRYLELNADRFSEEECKRIALALDYIQFYLRFNDGKELIKDILDLNDNHERHLEMVKLLEDEANIAITDQVKTCMPHVGHTVLSNGAHLFTIDVEIHAHKFTFPPPGKTCGEVHDRLCQQYAGEPVVTLGFGPDFVVLRSRGVFMNIPRMVRELRDDLPGAGVNGGGHLVVGSIKFVEGMRSEVTEKLSEKIAQFSTVE, from the coding sequence ATGCCAAAAGGAACAGAGACAATTGTATACAGCCTTGGAGATGGGTGCAGTCTTGCTGATGTGGTTGTCGGCAAGACCTATGCAGGCACTGTCCAGGGGTTTGCCGCGTTCGGAACCTTTGTGTTCCTGAATAGTTCAACCAAAGGACTCGTTCATAAAAGCAATATGCTTACCAGTCATCAGGAAGGGGATTCTATTCTGGTACGGGTAGGCAATGTCAGGGATAACGGAAATATTGACCTCGAAGAGGTCATCATCACCTCATATCAGGTTCAGCCAGTGATCTGCAAAAAGCGTGCGATTCAACTTGGCGAACTGAAAGGTAAGGTTGGTCGCAGGGTGATGGTTGAGTGCGTGGTCGCCCAGATCAAACAAACATCAGGTCCTACCATCTTCACACTTGTGGATGCCAGCGGTTCTGAAAATGCTGCTGGGTTTGTAGAGGCCGGTAAAAGAGCATTTCCTGATGCAAGCCAGGGAAGTGTAGTCCGGGCAACCGGGGAAATCATGCAGCGTGGAGGTCAGATCCAGATCGAACTGGAAAATCTGACAGTACTTCGCGGACCTGAAGCAGATGAAGTCCTTGCAGGTATTGAACAGGCTATAGATGCACGGGCTGAACCACCTGAAGTTCCACTTCTTGTTGAAAGTGAAGTGCTTGAGAAACTCAGGCCTGCAATGCGAAAGATCGCAAAGATCATCAGGCGTGCTGTCTTCACCGCACAGCCGATTCTTCTTCGGCACCATGCTGATGCAGACGGGATATGTTCAGCTGTATCAATTGAACAGGCTGTTATCTCCCTGATCAATGAATCCGGAGGAGATTATGACTCTGATTATTATCTCTTCAAGCGGGCACCTTCCAAGGCTCCTTTCTATGAGATAGAGGACATAGTCAGGGATCTCGATTATGCCACCAGGGATAATGTCAGGTTTGGCCAGAAAATGCCACTCGTCCTCCTGACTGATAATGGATCAACGGAAGAGGATTTGCCTGCCATGAAGATGGCAAAGGTGTACGGTATTCCAATGATCGTCTTTGATCACCACCATCCTGATGAGATCGTCGATCAGTACCTCGAGGCGCATGTAAACCCATATCATGTCGGTGGAGATTATGGGATCACTGCCGGTATGCTTGGTACCGAGATTGCCCGTTTGATCTGCCCATCTGTTGATCGTCAGATCCGTCATGTCGCCGCAGTAGCGGGTGTAGCAGACCGTAGTGAAGCACCAGAGCGAAGCAGGTACCTGGAACTGAATGCAGACCGGTTTTCAGAGGAAGAATGTAAGAGAATCGCTCTGGCTCTTGACTACATTCAGTTTTATCTCCGGTTTAACGATGGAAAGGAACTGATAAAAGATATTCTGGACCTGAATGACAATCATGAGCGTCATCTTGAGATGGTGAAACTCCTTGAGGATGAAGCCAACATTGCGATTACCGATCAGGTTAAGACCTGCATGCCGCACGTCGGGCATACGGTCCTTAGCAATGGTGCTCACCTCTTTACAATCGATGTAGAGATTCATGCTCATAAATTCACATTCCCTCCACCAGGCAAGACCTGTGGAGAAGTTCATGATCGACTCTGCCAGCAATATGCCGGTGAACCAGTTGTAACCCTTGGATTTGGGCCTGATTTTGTTGTTCTCAGATCCCGGGGTGTGTTCATGAACATACCAAGGATGGTCAGAGAACTACGTGATGATCTTCCAGGAGCCGGAGTAAATGGCGGTGGACATCTTGTGGTCGGCAGTATAAAATTCGTTGAAGGAATGCGTTCAGAAGTTACAGAAAAACTATCTGAAAAGATTGCTCAGTTTTCTACAGTAGAATAA
- a CDS encoding DUF7123 family protein, whose amino-acid sequence MPSHTCLREKYNETQTRLITYLRNGLGSGRHYFKSKYIAKDLGLSSKEVGTNMAILAEICHEISIVRWSYSNSTTWMVSPAKN is encoded by the coding sequence ATGCCATCACACACATGTTTGAGAGAGAAGTACAATGAGACGCAGACGCGACTCATAACTTATCTCCGGAATGGTCTTGGTTCTGGCAGACATTACTTTAAGTCCAAATACATAGCAAAAGATTTGGGTCTGTCGTCCAAGGAGGTAGGCACCAACATGGCGATCCTGGCAGAAATCTGTCATGAAATCTCCATAGTCAGGTGGAGCTATTCAAACAGCACCACCTGGATGGTCAGTCCTGCAAAGAATTAA
- a CDS encoding phosphate-starvation-inducible PsiE family protein, giving the protein MIKLITGFEKTLYGILLFLLGIVLIASVMDLAYIIFTYIFDQQVFPLLENKEVLSIFSLFLLVLIGIEFFETILAYLRENVIHVEVIIMVAVIAVARKVIVLDTSEATNSHLIGLSLLMLSLGAAYYLVKRSNGLYPLKKG; this is encoded by the coding sequence ATGATCAAACTCATCACAGGATTTGAAAAAACACTCTATGGAATATTGCTATTCCTCCTTGGAATTGTTCTAATAGCCTCGGTAATGGATCTTGCATACATAATTTTTACATACATCTTCGATCAACAGGTCTTTCCCTTACTTGAAAATAAGGAAGTACTCTCAATCTTCAGCCTGTTTCTTCTGGTATTGATAGGGATTGAATTCTTTGAAACCATCCTTGCATACCTCCGGGAAAATGTCATACATGTCGAGGTGATCATCATGGTGGCCGTCATCGCAGTTGCCAGAAAAGTGATTGTTCTTGACACTTCAGAAGCAACGAATTCCCACCTCATCGGGCTGAGTCTTCTCATGTTAAGTCTTGGAGCGGCATACTACCTGGTAAAACGCAGTAACGGACTCTATCCACTTAAAAAAGGGTAA
- a CDS encoding ammonium transporter — MPINYVDTGFVLICTTLVIFMTFGVGLFYAGLVHRKNIISMLTLSFISFALVSLQWIFFGYSLAFGSDFGGLIGSLEHIGLAGVTMEGDNIPKLVFMMFQMAFAAITLAIVTSAVAERIKLSSFLLLGLIWTTLIYDPVAHWIWGGGWAQQIGVLDFAGGIGVHICAGFSALALAFVIGKRRGFGEYSLQPSNIPMTLIGGAILWFGWFGFNAGSALAVNNIAVNAFIVTNIAAAAGTFSYMFVSWYKGKPSSLSMISGTIAGLGAITPAAGFVGPMEAVVIGAVSGFLCYFALVFRLEQKWDESLDAWAIHGTGGLWGTISVGIFASAAVGGVNGLIAGNGHQLILQLGGAFIILAYSFIGTWILAIIVDKLIGLRVSEEEEYVGLDISQHGETHRN, encoded by the coding sequence ATGCCGATAAACTATGTCGACACGGGATTTGTGCTAATTTGCACAACACTTGTCATCTTTATGACCTTTGGAGTCGGGTTATTTTATGCCGGACTTGTGCACCGAAAGAATATCATATCAATGCTAACCCTTTCTTTCATCTCATTTGCATTGGTCTCTCTCCAGTGGATATTTTTCGGGTATTCACTTGCATTTGGATCTGACTTTGGGGGTCTGATAGGCAGCTTGGAACATATTGGTCTTGCAGGCGTTACCATGGAAGGAGACAATATCCCAAAACTGGTTTTTATGATGTTTCAGATGGCATTTGCAGCCATCACCCTTGCCATTGTAACTTCAGCCGTGGCAGAAAGGATCAAACTTTCTTCTTTCCTTCTGCTCGGCCTCATCTGGACAACGTTGATCTATGATCCTGTGGCACACTGGATCTGGGGAGGAGGATGGGCCCAGCAGATAGGAGTGCTCGATTTTGCCGGAGGTATAGGCGTTCATATTTGTGCTGGATTTTCAGCCCTTGCACTGGCATTCGTTATCGGCAAACGCAGAGGTTTTGGAGAGTACTCTCTTCAACCCAGCAATATCCCGATGACACTCATCGGTGGTGCTATCCTCTGGTTTGGCTGGTTTGGTTTTAATGCAGGAAGCGCCTTAGCAGTGAACAACATTGCAGTTAACGCATTCATAGTGACCAACATTGCTGCAGCAGCGGGGACATTCTCGTACATGTTTGTATCGTGGTACAAAGGCAAGCCAAGCTCACTTTCCATGATATCGGGCACCATCGCAGGACTCGGGGCAATAACTCCGGCAGCAGGGTTTGTCGGCCCGATGGAAGCAGTTGTTATCGGAGCGGTTTCAGGATTTCTCTGTTATTTTGCCTTAGTATTCAGACTTGAACAAAAGTGGGATGAAAGTCTGGATGCCTGGGCAATCCACGGAACCGGTGGACTCTGGGGAACGATATCTGTAGGAATTTTTGCCTCTGCAGCAGTAGGAGGGGTAAACGGGCTCATTGCAGGAAACGGTCATCAGCTCATTCTACAGCTCGGCGGTGCTTTTATCATACTCGCATACTCGTTTATTGGAACCTGGATCCTCGCCATCATTGTTGACAAACTGATTGGACTGCGTGTAAGCGAGGAAGAAGAATATGTGGGTCTTGATATCTCCCAGCATGGGGAGACGCACAGAAATTAA
- a CDS encoding type IV pilin N-terminal domain-containing protein, protein MYTKKEEAVSPVIGVILMVAITVILAAVIAAFVFGMTGNVQKTKNVAFTVERSSSSTTQVIVTSQGGKDSADISSTLVSIDGSTGTAGPTTIGSYKTIGGASQTAKSKVVVTATFKDGSKQVVVDTSV, encoded by the coding sequence ATGTATACGAAAAAAGAAGAAGCAGTATCTCCGGTTATTGGTGTTATTCTGATGGTGGCAATCACAGTTATTCTGGCAGCAGTGATTGCAGCATTTGTTTTTGGTATGACAGGGAATGTCCAAAAAACAAAAAATGTAGCTTTCACCGTTGAAAGATCATCTTCATCAACTACACAAGTTATTGTTACCTCTCAGGGAGGGAAGGATAGCGCAGATATAAGTTCAACGCTTGTGTCAATTGATGGATCTACGGGAACAGCTGGGCCAACAACAATAGGATCATATAAAACGATAGGGGGTGCTTCCCAAACTGCCAAATCAAAGGTAGTGGTTACTGCAACCTTTAAAGATGGAAGTAAGCAAGTTGTTGTTGATACATCAGTATAA
- the thiD gene encoding bifunctional hydroxymethylpyrimidine kinase/phosphomethylpyrimidine kinase, whose amino-acid sequence MTCTFHTALTIAGSDPSGGAGIQVDLKTFAEVGVWGMAVVTALTAQNATRVSGVWSMECHVVRNQIATLLEDITPGAVKTGMLSTAEIIHTVVQTLPETIPLIVDPVMISTSGHRLLDESAIRCMKEVLLPRATAVTPNIPEAEVLAGMRIIDDGSMIEAGMKILDLGTEAVVVKGGHGTGDESVDLLIDRNGVTRLTSPRMPYQVHGSGCCFSAAVTGFMAQGYGVAESCRLGKDIVTKAIKEAIAGSGGMRMINPGGVQ is encoded by the coding sequence ATGACATGCACATTTCATACTGCCCTCACAATTGCCGGTTCAGATCCTTCAGGAGGCGCCGGTATTCAGGTTGACCTGAAGACATTTGCTGAAGTGGGTGTCTGGGGAATGGCAGTGGTAACAGCCCTTACTGCACAGAACGCCACTCGGGTGTCAGGTGTCTGGTCCATGGAATGTCATGTAGTGAGAAACCAGATCGCAACCCTGCTTGAGGATATCACACCAGGAGCAGTAAAGACCGGGATGCTTTCTACAGCTGAAATCATCCACACAGTGGTACAGACCCTGCCCGAAACCATTCCACTGATTGTAGATCCGGTGATGATCTCCACATCAGGGCACCGGTTGTTGGATGAATCAGCAATTAGGTGCATGAAAGAGGTACTTCTTCCACGAGCTACCGCAGTAACTCCGAATATACCAGAGGCGGAGGTTTTAGCCGGAATGAGAATTATAGATGATGGATCCATGATTGAAGCAGGGATGAAAATCCTGGATCTTGGAACAGAGGCCGTGGTTGTGAAAGGCGGTCATGGAACCGGTGATGAGTCAGTGGATCTCCTGATTGATAGGAATGGAGTAACCAGGCTCACCTCTCCCCGGATGCCATACCAGGTACATGGATCAGGGTGTTGTTTCTCGGCTGCGGTTACCGGGTTTATGGCACAAGGATATGGAGTTGCAGAATCCTGCAGATTAGGTAAGGATATTGTAACAAAGGCTATCAAAGAGGCAATAGCAGGTTCAGGTGGAATGAGAATGATCAATCCGGGAGGGGTGCAATAA